In one window of Denticeps clupeoides chromosome 2, fDenClu1.1, whole genome shotgun sequence DNA:
- the eef1e1 gene encoding eukaryotic translation elongation factor 1 epsilon-1, giving the protein MALRELSSLEKFLGLKKPHKYSTQGVKKVPLLQSNNGPALVGLATIASHLAKEAKKPELLGTTPEQRAVVQQWLEFRVTRIDECPREEIRTVLKDLNQYLEDKVYLAGNSLSIADPLLYYAIHHIVVDLAVQEKERYMNLTRWFDHIQHYPGVRHHLAPVVVLRNRVYTSCHH; this is encoded by the exons ATGGCGCTGAGAGAGCTGTCCTCGCTGGAGAAATTTCTAGGATTAAAAAAGCCCCATAAGTACAGCACACAAGGAGTCAAAAAG GTCCCGCTTCTCCAAAGCAACAATGGACCAGCCCTGGTTGGACTGGCGACCATAGCGTCGCACCTGGCGAAGGAAGCCAAGAAGCCAGAGTTGCTCGGCACGACTCCGGAACAGAGAGCCGTGGTGCAGCAGTGGCTGGAGTTCAGAGTGACGAGGATAGACGAGTGCCCCAGGGAAGAAATTAGGACCGTACTGAAG GACCTTAACCAGTACCTTGAAGACAAGGTCTACCTGGCCGGGAACAGCCTCTCCATCGCTGACCCCCTGCTGTACTACGCCATCCACCACATTGTT GTGGACCTGGCCGTCCAGGAGAAGGAGAGATACATGAACCTCACTCGGTGGTTCGACCACATCCAGCACTATCCCGGGGTCCGACACCACCTTGCCCCTGTGGTGGTCCTGAGGAACAGAGTCTACACCAGTTGTCACCACTGA